A single region of the Marmota flaviventris isolate mMarFla1 chromosome 10, mMarFla1.hap1, whole genome shotgun sequence genome encodes:
- the Tnfrsf25 gene encoding tumor necrosis factor receptor superfamily member 25 isoform X5 has product MEPRPGGCAAAVAAAVLLLLLGVQGSFPGPRCDCTRDFQERNGPFCCRGCPVAFQVALENCSAVADTRCGCEPGWMIDCSVKPCRENSPFLCRRCPDCEALYTDLPCSSRDADCGPCLPGFYEYGNGCVSCPTSILGSCPEPCAAVCGWRQMFWAQVLVAGLVVLFLLGGTLIYTYRRCQPHKPVVPAEKAGTEAPTPLQATQLSASESAHTLLVPPGSSGKVCTIQLVDNSRTPDCPQIQEVPCQQVPQSWYQLPSRDLGPPLAPPLSPAPSAGSPAAVLQPGPQLYDVMDAVPARRWKEFVRTLGLREAEIEAVEVEIGRFRDQQYEMLKRWRQQQPAGLGAVYAALERMGLDGCAEDLRSRLQRGA; this is encoded by the exons ATGGAGCCGCGGCCCGGGGGCTGCGCGGCAGCCGTGGCTGCG GCtgtcctcctgctgctgctgggtGTCCAGGGCAGCTTTCCTGGCCCCAGGTGTGACTGCACACGTGACTTCCAGGAGAGGAATGGTCCCTTTTGTTGCAGGGGCTGTCCTGTGG CCTTCCAGGTGGCCTTGGAGAACTGTTCGGCAGTGGCAGACACCCGCTGCGGCTGTGAGCCTGGCTGGATGATTGACTGCTCTGTCAAGCCTTGTAGGGAAAATTCACCCTTCCTCTGCCGCCGCTGCCCAGACTGTGAGGCCCTGTACACAGATCTGCCCT GTTCCAGCAGAGACGCTGACTGTGGGCCCTGCCTGCCTGGCTTCTATGAATATGGCAATGGCTGCGTGTCCTGCCCCAC GAGCATCCTGGGGAGCTGTCCTGAGCCCTGTGCTGCTGTTTGTGGCTGGAGGCAGA TGTTCTGGGCACAGGTGCTTGTGGCTGGCCTGGTGGTCCTGTTCCTGCTTGGGGGCACCCTGATCTATACTTACCGCCGCTGCCAGCCTCACAAACCAGTGGTTCCTG CAGAAAAAGCTGGGACTGAGGCTCCGACCCCACTGCAG GCCACCCAACTCTCAGCCTCTGAAAGTGCCCACACCCTTCTGGTGCCCCCTGGCAGCAGTGGGAAGGTCTGCACCATCCAGTTGGTAGACAACAGCCGGACCCCTGACTGCCCTCAGATCCAGGAAGTGCCCTGCCAGCAGGTGCCACAGTCCTGGTACCAGCTGCCCAGCAGAGATCTTG GCCCTCCTCTGGCACCCCCGCTCTCGCCAGCACCCTCTGCAGGCTCGCCTGCTGCAGTGCTCCAGCCTGGCCCGCAACTATATGACGTGATGGACGCTGTCCCAGCGCGGCGCTGGAAGGAGTTTGTGCGCACTCTGGGCCTGCGTGAGGCAGAGATTGAGGCTGTGGAGGTAGAAATTGGCCGCTTCCGGGACCAGCAGTATGAGATGCTCAAGCGCTGGCGCCAGCAGCAGCCCGCGGGTCTGGGCGCAGTCTACGCGGCCCTAGAGCGCATGGGGCTGGATGGCTGCGCCGAGGACCTCCGCAGCCGCCTGCAGCGCGGAGCGTGA
- the Tnfrsf25 gene encoding tumor necrosis factor receptor superfamily member 25 isoform X4: MEPRPGGCAAAVAAAVLLLLLGVQGSFPGPRCDCTRDFQERNGPFCCRGCPVGHYMKAPCTEPCGNSTCLPCPRGTFLARDNHFKDQCTRCQACDEEAFQVALENCSAVADTRCGCEPGWMIDCSVKPCRENSPFLCRRCPDCEALYTDLPCSSRDADCGPCLPGFYEYGNGCVSCPTSILGSCPEPCAAVCGWRQMFWAQVLVAGLVVLFLLGGTLIYTYRRCQPHKPVVPAEKAGTEAPTPLQATQLSASESAHTLLVPPGSSGKVCTIQLVDNSRTPDCPQIQEVPCQQVPQSWYQLPSRDLGPPLAPPLSPAPSAGSPAAVLQPGPQLYDVMDAVPARRWKEFVRTLGLREAEIEAVEVEIGRFRDQQYEMLKRWRQQQPAGLGAVYAALERMGLDGCAEDLRSRLQRGA, from the exons ATGGAGCCGCGGCCCGGGGGCTGCGCGGCAGCCGTGGCTGCG GCtgtcctcctgctgctgctgggtGTCCAGGGCAGCTTTCCTGGCCCCAGGTGTGACTGCACACGTGACTTCCAGGAGAGGAATGGTCCCTTTTGTTGCAGGGGCTGTCCTGTGG GGCACTACATGAAGGCCCCTTGCACAGAACCCTGTGGGAACTCCACCTGCCTTCCCTGTCCCCGGGGCACCTTCTTGGCCAGGGATAACCACTTTAAGGATCAGTGTACCCGCTGCCAGGCCTGTGATGAGGAGG CCTTCCAGGTGGCCTTGGAGAACTGTTCGGCAGTGGCAGACACCCGCTGCGGCTGTGAGCCTGGCTGGATGATTGACTGCTCTGTCAAGCCTTGTAGGGAAAATTCACCCTTCCTCTGCCGCCGCTGCCCAGACTGTGAGGCCCTGTACACAGATCTGCCCT GTTCCAGCAGAGACGCTGACTGTGGGCCCTGCCTGCCTGGCTTCTATGAATATGGCAATGGCTGCGTGTCCTGCCCCAC GAGCATCCTGGGGAGCTGTCCTGAGCCCTGTGCTGCTGTTTGTGGCTGGAGGCAGA TGTTCTGGGCACAGGTGCTTGTGGCTGGCCTGGTGGTCCTGTTCCTGCTTGGGGGCACCCTGATCTATACTTACCGCCGCTGCCAGCCTCACAAACCAGTGGTTCCTG CAGAAAAAGCTGGGACTGAGGCTCCGACCCCACTGCAG GCCACCCAACTCTCAGCCTCTGAAAGTGCCCACACCCTTCTGGTGCCCCCTGGCAGCAGTGGGAAGGTCTGCACCATCCAGTTGGTAGACAACAGCCGGACCCCTGACTGCCCTCAGATCCAGGAAGTGCCCTGCCAGCAGGTGCCACAGTCCTGGTACCAGCTGCCCAGCAGAGATCTTG GCCCTCCTCTGGCACCCCCGCTCTCGCCAGCACCCTCTGCAGGCTCGCCTGCTGCAGTGCTCCAGCCTGGCCCGCAACTATATGACGTGATGGACGCTGTCCCAGCGCGGCGCTGGAAGGAGTTTGTGCGCACTCTGGGCCTGCGTGAGGCAGAGATTGAGGCTGTGGAGGTAGAAATTGGCCGCTTCCGGGACCAGCAGTATGAGATGCTCAAGCGCTGGCGCCAGCAGCAGCCCGCGGGTCTGGGCGCAGTCTACGCGGCCCTAGAGCGCATGGGGCTGGATGGCTGCGCCGAGGACCTCCGCAGCCGCCTGCAGCGCGGAGCGTGA
- the Tnfrsf25 gene encoding tumor necrosis factor receptor superfamily member 25 isoform X2, whose translation MRHFKDQASSLPQPGRKPIIRVLLRCLRAWPWALPVSLSQGKWPSSDSAPWDAGLSHHLDPHPGPLGKAVLLLLLGVQGSFPGPRCDCTRDFQERNGPFCCRGCPVGHYMKAPCTEPCGNSTCLPCPRGTFLARDNHFKDQCTRCQACDEEAFQVALENCSAVADTRCGCEPGWMIDCSVKPCRENSPFLCRRCPDCEALYTDLPCSSRDADCGPCLPGFYEYGNGCVSCPTSILGSCPEPCAAVCGWRQMFWAQVLVAGLVVLFLLGGTLIYTYRRCQPHKPVVPEKAGTEAPTPLQATQLSASESAHTLLVPPGSSGKVCTIQLVDNSRTPDCPQIQEVPCQQVPQSWYQLPSRDLGPPLAPPLSPAPSAGSPAAVLQPGPQLYDVMDAVPARRWKEFVRTLGLREAEIEAVEVEIGRFRDQQYEMLKRWRQQQPAGLGAVYAALERMGLDGCAEDLRSRLQRGA comes from the exons ATGCGGCACTTTAAGGACCAGGCCTCTTCCCTGCCACAGCCAGGAAGGAAGCCTATCATTAGAGTCCTCCTGAGATGTCTCAGGGCCtggccctgggccctgcctgTGAGCTTAAGTCAGGGCAAGTGGCCCTCCTCTGACTCTGCTCCCTGGGACGCAGGACTGAGTCATCACCTAGACCCACACCCAGGTCCTCTGGGAAAG GCtgtcctcctgctgctgctgggtGTCCAGGGCAGCTTTCCTGGCCCCAGGTGTGACTGCACACGTGACTTCCAGGAGAGGAATGGTCCCTTTTGTTGCAGGGGCTGTCCTGTGG GGCACTACATGAAGGCCCCTTGCACAGAACCCTGTGGGAACTCCACCTGCCTTCCCTGTCCCCGGGGCACCTTCTTGGCCAGGGATAACCACTTTAAGGATCAGTGTACCCGCTGCCAGGCCTGTGATGAGGAGG CCTTCCAGGTGGCCTTGGAGAACTGTTCGGCAGTGGCAGACACCCGCTGCGGCTGTGAGCCTGGCTGGATGATTGACTGCTCTGTCAAGCCTTGTAGGGAAAATTCACCCTTCCTCTGCCGCCGCTGCCCAGACTGTGAGGCCCTGTACACAGATCTGCCCT GTTCCAGCAGAGACGCTGACTGTGGGCCCTGCCTGCCTGGCTTCTATGAATATGGCAATGGCTGCGTGTCCTGCCCCAC GAGCATCCTGGGGAGCTGTCCTGAGCCCTGTGCTGCTGTTTGTGGCTGGAGGCAGA TGTTCTGGGCACAGGTGCTTGTGGCTGGCCTGGTGGTCCTGTTCCTGCTTGGGGGCACCCTGATCTATACTTACCGCCGCTGCCAGCCTCACAAACCAGTGGTTCCTG AAAAAGCTGGGACTGAGGCTCCGACCCCACTGCAG GCCACCCAACTCTCAGCCTCTGAAAGTGCCCACACCCTTCTGGTGCCCCCTGGCAGCAGTGGGAAGGTCTGCACCATCCAGTTGGTAGACAACAGCCGGACCCCTGACTGCCCTCAGATCCAGGAAGTGCCCTGCCAGCAGGTGCCACAGTCCTGGTACCAGCTGCCCAGCAGAGATCTTG GCCCTCCTCTGGCACCCCCGCTCTCGCCAGCACCCTCTGCAGGCTCGCCTGCTGCAGTGCTCCAGCCTGGCCCGCAACTATATGACGTGATGGACGCTGTCCCAGCGCGGCGCTGGAAGGAGTTTGTGCGCACTCTGGGCCTGCGTGAGGCAGAGATTGAGGCTGTGGAGGTAGAAATTGGCCGCTTCCGGGACCAGCAGTATGAGATGCTCAAGCGCTGGCGCCAGCAGCAGCCCGCGGGTCTGGGCGCAGTCTACGCGGCCCTAGAGCGCATGGGGCTGGATGGCTGCGCCGAGGACCTCCGCAGCCGCCTGCAGCGCGGAGCGTGA
- the Tnfrsf25 gene encoding tumor necrosis factor receptor superfamily member 25 isoform X3 — MRHFKDQASSLPQPGRKPIIRVLLRCLRAWPWALPVSLSQGKWPSSDSAPWDAGLSHHLDPHPGPLGKAVLLLLLGVQGSFPGPRCDCTRDFQERNGPFCCRGCPVAFQVALENCSAVADTRCGCEPGWMIDCSVKPCRENSPFLCRRCPDCEALYTDLPCSSRDADCGPCLPGFYEYGNGCVSCPTSILGSCPEPCAAVCGWRQMFWAQVLVAGLVVLFLLGGTLIYTYRRCQPHKPVVPAEKAGTEAPTPLQATQLSASESAHTLLVPPGSSGKVCTIQLVDNSRTPDCPQIQEVPCQQVPQSWYQLPSRDLGPPLAPPLSPAPSAGSPAAVLQPGPQLYDVMDAVPARRWKEFVRTLGLREAEIEAVEVEIGRFRDQQYEMLKRWRQQQPAGLGAVYAALERMGLDGCAEDLRSRLQRGA; from the exons ATGCGGCACTTTAAGGACCAGGCCTCTTCCCTGCCACAGCCAGGAAGGAAGCCTATCATTAGAGTCCTCCTGAGATGTCTCAGGGCCtggccctgggccctgcctgTGAGCTTAAGTCAGGGCAAGTGGCCCTCCTCTGACTCTGCTCCCTGGGACGCAGGACTGAGTCATCACCTAGACCCACACCCAGGTCCTCTGGGAAAG GCtgtcctcctgctgctgctgggtGTCCAGGGCAGCTTTCCTGGCCCCAGGTGTGACTGCACACGTGACTTCCAGGAGAGGAATGGTCCCTTTTGTTGCAGGGGCTGTCCTGTGG CCTTCCAGGTGGCCTTGGAGAACTGTTCGGCAGTGGCAGACACCCGCTGCGGCTGTGAGCCTGGCTGGATGATTGACTGCTCTGTCAAGCCTTGTAGGGAAAATTCACCCTTCCTCTGCCGCCGCTGCCCAGACTGTGAGGCCCTGTACACAGATCTGCCCT GTTCCAGCAGAGACGCTGACTGTGGGCCCTGCCTGCCTGGCTTCTATGAATATGGCAATGGCTGCGTGTCCTGCCCCAC GAGCATCCTGGGGAGCTGTCCTGAGCCCTGTGCTGCTGTTTGTGGCTGGAGGCAGA TGTTCTGGGCACAGGTGCTTGTGGCTGGCCTGGTGGTCCTGTTCCTGCTTGGGGGCACCCTGATCTATACTTACCGCCGCTGCCAGCCTCACAAACCAGTGGTTCCTG CAGAAAAAGCTGGGACTGAGGCTCCGACCCCACTGCAG GCCACCCAACTCTCAGCCTCTGAAAGTGCCCACACCCTTCTGGTGCCCCCTGGCAGCAGTGGGAAGGTCTGCACCATCCAGTTGGTAGACAACAGCCGGACCCCTGACTGCCCTCAGATCCAGGAAGTGCCCTGCCAGCAGGTGCCACAGTCCTGGTACCAGCTGCCCAGCAGAGATCTTG GCCCTCCTCTGGCACCCCCGCTCTCGCCAGCACCCTCTGCAGGCTCGCCTGCTGCAGTGCTCCAGCCTGGCCCGCAACTATATGACGTGATGGACGCTGTCCCAGCGCGGCGCTGGAAGGAGTTTGTGCGCACTCTGGGCCTGCGTGAGGCAGAGATTGAGGCTGTGGAGGTAGAAATTGGCCGCTTCCGGGACCAGCAGTATGAGATGCTCAAGCGCTGGCGCCAGCAGCAGCCCGCGGGTCTGGGCGCAGTCTACGCGGCCCTAGAGCGCATGGGGCTGGATGGCTGCGCCGAGGACCTCCGCAGCCGCCTGCAGCGCGGAGCGTGA
- the Tnfrsf25 gene encoding tumor necrosis factor receptor superfamily member 25 isoform X1 encodes MRHFKDQASSLPQPGRKPIIRVLLRCLRAWPWALPVSLSQGKWPSSDSAPWDAGLSHHLDPHPGPLGKAVLLLLLGVQGSFPGPRCDCTRDFQERNGPFCCRGCPVGHYMKAPCTEPCGNSTCLPCPRGTFLARDNHFKDQCTRCQACDEEAFQVALENCSAVADTRCGCEPGWMIDCSVKPCRENSPFLCRRCPDCEALYTDLPCSSRDADCGPCLPGFYEYGNGCVSCPTSILGSCPEPCAAVCGWRQMFWAQVLVAGLVVLFLLGGTLIYTYRRCQPHKPVVPAEKAGTEAPTPLQATQLSASESAHTLLVPPGSSGKVCTIQLVDNSRTPDCPQIQEVPCQQVPQSWYQLPSRDLGPPLAPPLSPAPSAGSPAAVLQPGPQLYDVMDAVPARRWKEFVRTLGLREAEIEAVEVEIGRFRDQQYEMLKRWRQQQPAGLGAVYAALERMGLDGCAEDLRSRLQRGA; translated from the exons ATGCGGCACTTTAAGGACCAGGCCTCTTCCCTGCCACAGCCAGGAAGGAAGCCTATCATTAGAGTCCTCCTGAGATGTCTCAGGGCCtggccctgggccctgcctgTGAGCTTAAGTCAGGGCAAGTGGCCCTCCTCTGACTCTGCTCCCTGGGACGCAGGACTGAGTCATCACCTAGACCCACACCCAGGTCCTCTGGGAAAG GCtgtcctcctgctgctgctgggtGTCCAGGGCAGCTTTCCTGGCCCCAGGTGTGACTGCACACGTGACTTCCAGGAGAGGAATGGTCCCTTTTGTTGCAGGGGCTGTCCTGTGG GGCACTACATGAAGGCCCCTTGCACAGAACCCTGTGGGAACTCCACCTGCCTTCCCTGTCCCCGGGGCACCTTCTTGGCCAGGGATAACCACTTTAAGGATCAGTGTACCCGCTGCCAGGCCTGTGATGAGGAGG CCTTCCAGGTGGCCTTGGAGAACTGTTCGGCAGTGGCAGACACCCGCTGCGGCTGTGAGCCTGGCTGGATGATTGACTGCTCTGTCAAGCCTTGTAGGGAAAATTCACCCTTCCTCTGCCGCCGCTGCCCAGACTGTGAGGCCCTGTACACAGATCTGCCCT GTTCCAGCAGAGACGCTGACTGTGGGCCCTGCCTGCCTGGCTTCTATGAATATGGCAATGGCTGCGTGTCCTGCCCCAC GAGCATCCTGGGGAGCTGTCCTGAGCCCTGTGCTGCTGTTTGTGGCTGGAGGCAGA TGTTCTGGGCACAGGTGCTTGTGGCTGGCCTGGTGGTCCTGTTCCTGCTTGGGGGCACCCTGATCTATACTTACCGCCGCTGCCAGCCTCACAAACCAGTGGTTCCTG CAGAAAAAGCTGGGACTGAGGCTCCGACCCCACTGCAG GCCACCCAACTCTCAGCCTCTGAAAGTGCCCACACCCTTCTGGTGCCCCCTGGCAGCAGTGGGAAGGTCTGCACCATCCAGTTGGTAGACAACAGCCGGACCCCTGACTGCCCTCAGATCCAGGAAGTGCCCTGCCAGCAGGTGCCACAGTCCTGGTACCAGCTGCCCAGCAGAGATCTTG GCCCTCCTCTGGCACCCCCGCTCTCGCCAGCACCCTCTGCAGGCTCGCCTGCTGCAGTGCTCCAGCCTGGCCCGCAACTATATGACGTGATGGACGCTGTCCCAGCGCGGCGCTGGAAGGAGTTTGTGCGCACTCTGGGCCTGCGTGAGGCAGAGATTGAGGCTGTGGAGGTAGAAATTGGCCGCTTCCGGGACCAGCAGTATGAGATGCTCAAGCGCTGGCGCCAGCAGCAGCCCGCGGGTCTGGGCGCAGTCTACGCGGCCCTAGAGCGCATGGGGCTGGATGGCTGCGCCGAGGACCTCCGCAGCCGCCTGCAGCGCGGAGCGTGA